A window of the Virgibacillus pantothenticus genome harbors these coding sequences:
- a CDS encoding restriction endonuclease subunit S has product MNSLEKINSLGWTIKKLEETNIEIIDGDRGKNYPKKSEFKSNGYCPFLNNKNLLGDKISLEEAEFITRERDSLLRKGRIQFDDIIITTRGSVGNVGLFHRGLGYDFARINSGMVILRNFDDDIITEYLYYLLKSPILKTQYLSMTSGSAQPQLPIRDLKKVKLVLPPRSIQEKIVTIISSLERKIDLNNKINITLEKMAFQLFKNWFKTERTLKSKLSDLITLNPRISLKKGTNVSFVDMKALPTNSCSVQYEDVQYKEFSSGTKFENGDVLFARITPCLQNGKTAIVDFLKEGEIGGGSTEFLVLRPLESSCTQYIYCLTRDEDFRRHAEQSMVGTSGRQRVQNQSILDYEVKLPEPEVMNKFNQLTVKWFELIKTNNIANYYLRETRDFLLPRLILGEIDFLEATEKVKEVILNEKPEPSL; this is encoded by the coding sequence TTGAATTCGTTAGAGAAAATAAATTCCCTTGGTTGGACAATAAAAAAATTAGAAGAAACAAATATAGAAATTATTGATGGTGACAGAGGGAAGAATTATCCTAAGAAAAGCGAGTTTAAGTCAAACGGTTATTGTCCTTTTCTTAATAATAAAAATTTGCTTGGGGATAAAATATCACTAGAAGAAGCCGAATTTATAACAAGAGAAAGGGACTCATTACTCAGAAAAGGTAGAATTCAATTTGATGATATTATTATAACTACTCGTGGTTCTGTAGGTAATGTGGGACTCTTTCATAGAGGTTTAGGATATGATTTCGCTAGAATTAATTCAGGTATGGTTATTCTTAGAAATTTTGATGATGATATCATAACTGAATACCTCTACTACCTTTTAAAAAGCCCTATATTAAAAACACAATATCTATCTATGACTTCTGGAAGTGCACAGCCACAATTACCGATTAGGGATTTAAAAAAAGTTAAACTGGTACTCCCACCTAGAAGTATTCAAGAAAAAATTGTAACAATAATCTCATCTCTAGAGAGAAAAATAGATTTAAATAACAAAATAAATATAACTTTAGAAAAAATGGCGTTCCAACTATTTAAAAATTGGTTTAAAACTGAGAGAACATTAAAGTCTAAATTAAGTGATTTAATTACTTTAAATCCTAGAATTTCTTTGAAAAAGGGTACTAATGTAAGTTTTGTGGATATGAAAGCATTACCTACTAATTCATGTAGTGTTCAGTATGAAGATGTCCAATATAAGGAATTCTCATCTGGGACAAAATTTGAAAATGGAGATGTTTTGTTTGCGAGAATTACTCCCTGTCTCCAAAATGGTAAAACTGCTATAGTAGACTTCCTTAAAGAAGGAGAAATAGGTGGAGGGTCTACAGAATTTTTAGTGCTTAGGCCTTTAGAATCTTCATGTACTCAATATATATATTGTCTTACTAGAGATGAAGATTTTAGAAGGCATGCAGAACAGAGCATGGTGGGCACTTCTGGAAGGCAAAGAGTCCAAAATCAGTCAATCTTGGACTATGAAGTAAAATTACCTGAACCAGAAGTAATGAATAAGTTTAATCAACTTACAGTGAAATGGTTTGAATTAATTAAGACAAATAATATAGCAAATTATTATTTGAGGGAAACTCGAGATTTCCTTCTTCCTAGACTTATTTTGGGGGAAATTGACTTTTTAGAAGCAACAGAAAAAGTAAAGGAGGTTATTTTAAATGAGAAACCGGAGCCGTCTTTATGA
- a CDS encoding 3'-5' exonuclease, protein MNFRNKPRKRKGSTEVKKVPLHPIDALQKKKVYSISKLNYNYRSSETIVNFINHFHCSIQQEWSNKEITSKNPIMFIQSNKLKSIISDFNNLCVNHNYCKEVPRTRFFLAHENKVYKSYRKVDFNQKSKENLPLFTCIYEYLSAFYNIKINQLPIVLELDEIELRKKCLLLLYEINYNIDFDLEDFVDFVETTFNRKREEAGEEVKFNIKERTKRFVDELSNRMTANDEGMAKESNEYQDSFLTIHKSKGLQADAVLVVAKNEKELLMWLEDDKENRLLDQQDKCRLGYVAFSRPKEFLCIACLTPLSKETIEILNKFNVNLYSPIEEQEQLSLQNMN, encoded by the coding sequence ATGAATTTTAGGAACAAGCCCAGAAAAAGGAAGGGCTCTACAGAAGTTAAGAAAGTTCCTTTGCACCCAATAGATGCCCTACAAAAAAAGAAAGTTTATTCTATTAGTAAATTGAATTATAATTACAGATCTAGTGAAACAATTGTGAATTTTATCAACCATTTTCATTGTAGTATACAACAAGAATGGTCAAATAAAGAAATTACTTCAAAGAATCCAATTATGTTCATTCAATCAAATAAATTAAAGTCAATTATATCTGATTTTAACAATTTATGTGTAAACCACAATTATTGTAAAGAGGTACCTAGAACAAGATTTTTTTTAGCACATGAAAACAAAGTTTACAAAAGTTATAGAAAGGTTGATTTCAACCAAAAATCGAAAGAAAATTTACCGTTGTTCACATGCATTTATGAGTATTTATCAGCCTTTTACAACATAAAAATAAATCAATTACCCATAGTATTAGAATTAGATGAAATTGAACTTAGAAAGAAATGTCTATTATTGTTATATGAGATAAATTACAATATAGACTTTGATTTGGAGGATTTTGTAGATTTCGTAGAGACTACATTTAATCGTAAGAGGGAAGAGGCAGGCGAGGAAGTTAAGTTCAATATAAAAGAAAGAACAAAAAGATTCGTAGACGAACTCTCAAATAGAATGACTGCCAATGATGAGGGGATGGCTAAAGAATCAAATGAATACCAAGACTCTTTTCTTACGATCCATAAATCCAAAGGTCTGCAGGCCGATGCAGTACTAGTTGTAGCAAAAAATGAAAAGGAACTTTTAATGTGGCTAGAGGATGATAAAGAAAATAGGCTTCTCGACCAGCAAGATAAATGTAGATTAGGTTATGTAGCATTTAGTAGACCGAAAGAGTTTCTTTGCATCGCATGTCTTACCCCTCTTAGCAAAGAGACAATAGAAATACTTAACAAATTTAATGTAAATCTTTATTCACCTATAGAGGAACAAGAACAACTTTCTCTTCAGAATATGAATTAA
- a CDS encoding UvrD-helicase domain-containing protein: MKRKLSNSLIIAAAGSGKTTELIKQIIQKANILPNDKYLVVITYTNSATNEILERLQKKVSVQPNIFVGTIHSFLIKFLIKPYGKVLGLVPNELIITDYEIKVNKSSKNKFVEKNMIVSTFLRKESLPTII, translated from the coding sequence ATGAAGAGAAAACTAAGTAATTCGTTGATTATTGCTGCTGCTGGATCAGGTAAAACCACAGAGTTAATAAAGCAAATAATTCAAAAGGCAAACATACTACCTAATGATAAGTATTTGGTAGTTATAACCTATACGAATTCTGCCACAAATGAGATTTTAGAAAGATTGCAAAAAAAAGTATCAGTTCAACCTAATATTTTCGTAGGAACAATACATAGTTTCCTTATCAAGTTTCTAATAAAACCCTATGGGAAGGTTTTAGGACTAGTACCAAATGAATTGATTATTACAGATTATGAAATTAAGGTTAACAAATCGTCGAAGAATAAGTTTGTTGAAAAAAATATGATAGTTAGTACCTTTCTGAGAAAGGAGTCCTTACCTACGATTATATAG
- a CDS encoding helix-turn-helix domain-containing protein, with protein MDNDISVIAKKMKNLFITERKKYIIQNEDGSYTWINKNLNDEMIGLHLGRKRTYGIFCGAELTKFISFDVDIPSKKVVRSIYQVLNQIGISSEFIHTSWSGTKGYHVDVYFSSTIGYPKMVQLYNYVASKVLQIHSDIDKDKIECRPSPTQGLKLPLGINRKNKDENSNICWYVNDELKPIETLDYILDIKPIDISQIRAIIKRLPTIKSECISEHKPIAKTDLSKNASHNKKIKTGETLSSLENLFKNGLWQKGTRHKSLLKLAIWLNTRNHRRESCEEILRNWMRNQKKEYYDTPLEICYKEISRIVEGVYSNNIVLGKGKAKTMIAVSRNDLLTIHQYPKKFHKTINAIFIHSKRFADENGQFYMTYEQISEAAPCSLRTAVSHIKELEELKVIKVMRSPILFDGETPYNLPNTYELNLDFIDGDNDTSVTIEAPKLDKYGNTKIELILKVFPDKEWMDIDNILKKASLKRTKYKK; from the coding sequence ATGGACAATGACATTAGTGTTATTGCTAAGAAAATGAAAAATTTGTTTATTACTGAAAGAAAGAAATACATTATTCAAAATGAAGACGGTTCATATACTTGGATAAATAAGAACCTTAATGATGAAATGATTGGTTTACATCTTGGACGAAAACGTACATACGGCATTTTTTGCGGAGCAGAATTAACTAAATTCATTTCCTTTGACGTCGATATCCCATCAAAGAAAGTTGTGCGATCCATATACCAAGTTTTAAATCAAATCGGTATCTCGTCGGAATTCATACATACAAGTTGGAGCGGTACAAAGGGGTATCATGTGGATGTTTATTTTTCAAGTACTATTGGCTACCCTAAAATGGTTCAACTATACAACTATGTTGCATCTAAAGTGCTTCAAATACATTCCGATATAGATAAAGATAAAATTGAATGCAGACCAAGCCCTACTCAAGGACTGAAACTTCCTCTGGGCATCAATCGAAAAAACAAGGACGAGAATAGTAATATTTGTTGGTATGTAAATGATGAACTTAAACCGATAGAAACACTAGATTACATTCTAGATATAAAACCAATTGACATTAGTCAAATCCGGGCAATAATTAAAAGACTACCAACGATAAAAAGTGAATGCATTTCTGAACATAAGCCAATTGCAAAAACAGACTTAAGTAAAAATGCCAGTCATAATAAAAAGATAAAAACAGGTGAGACACTTAGTTCCTTAGAAAATTTATTTAAGAATGGACTATGGCAAAAAGGGACAAGACACAAAAGTCTTCTCAAACTTGCTATATGGTTAAACACAAGGAATCACAGAAGGGAAAGTTGTGAAGAAATCCTAAGAAATTGGATGAGAAATCAAAAGAAGGAATATTATGATACCCCATTGGAAATTTGCTATAAAGAAATTAGCAGAATCGTGGAAGGTGTCTATTCAAATAACATTGTTCTTGGGAAAGGCAAAGCAAAAACAATGATAGCGGTGTCTAGAAATGACTTACTAACAATTCATCAGTATCCTAAAAAATTTCACAAAACGATTAATGCAATCTTCATTCATTCAAAACGCTTTGCAGATGAAAATGGTCAATTTTATATGACATATGAACAAATTTCAGAGGCTGCACCTTGTAGCCTTAGGACAGCCGTTAGTCATATAAAAGAACTTGAAGAACTAAAAGTTATAAAGGTCATGAGATCACCCATTCTATTTGATGGTGAAACACCATATAACTTACCAAATACGTATGAACTAAATCTCGATTTTATAGATGGTGATAATGATACATCAGTTACGATTGAGGCACCAAAACTGGATAAGTACGGCAATACTAAAATTGAACTTATTCTTAAGGTCTTTCCTGATAAAGAATGGATGGATATAGATAATATATTAAAGAAGGCATCACTTAAAAGGACTAAATACAAAAAATAA
- a CDS encoding type I restriction-modification system subunit M, with product MAVKADIDFQKDLFDAATRMRGSITPSDYKHYVLPLIFLRYVSLRFDKRREQVEVMVNDPESIWYSDDQEVRESILNDPDQYKSENVFMVPEEARWSYLVEKANDSNIKGILDNAMKLIEQENPELEGILPRIFQGSNLPAENVAGLIEIFSRDVFSARHEDSVDVLGRTYEYFIGNFASSEGNRGGEFFTPSSIVKLLVAMMEPIEGTVFDPACGSGGMFIQSEAYSDRGNALSFYGQENVETTLRLGKMNVLLHGINAEIRLGDSLLNDQYPDLRADYVIANPPFNVDTWGAERISKDDPRLIGPVTNANANYMWMQHFLYHLKEGGTAGYVMANGAMTTNTIGEKEVRQKLVDDHHIDCIVQLPEKLFFTTGIPCCLFFLSKNRNGSNGYRERLDEILFIDARKMGSLVSRSQKALSEKEIEKIASTYHNYRNNNTDSIEEAGFSKVVNIQKVKDNDYKLTPGIYVGTKKLDEDNTVFEEKMEELISDLRDQFSESSRLQEKILKDLEGIV from the coding sequence ATGGCTGTAAAAGCAGATATAGATTTTCAGAAAGACTTATTTGATGCTGCAACTAGGATGCGAGGAAGTATCACTCCATCAGACTATAAACATTATGTATTACCATTGATATTTCTAAGGTATGTATCATTACGTTTTGATAAGCGAAGAGAGCAAGTTGAAGTAATGGTTAATGATCCAGAGAGTATTTGGTATTCAGATGACCAAGAAGTAAGAGAAAGTATTCTAAATGACCCAGACCAATACAAATCAGAAAATGTATTTATGGTTCCAGAAGAAGCAAGATGGTCTTATCTAGTAGAAAAGGCTAATGACAGTAACATTAAAGGTATTTTAGATAATGCTATGAAATTGATTGAGCAAGAAAACCCTGAATTGGAAGGGATTTTGCCACGTATTTTTCAAGGTTCTAACTTACCAGCAGAAAATGTAGCAGGTCTGATTGAAATATTCTCAAGAGATGTATTTAGTGCACGTCATGAAGATAGTGTCGACGTATTAGGCCGTACATATGAGTATTTCATTGGAAACTTTGCCTCTAGTGAGGGAAACAGAGGTGGAGAGTTCTTCACACCTTCATCAATTGTAAAACTTCTTGTTGCTATGATGGAACCAATTGAGGGAACAGTGTTTGATCCCGCTTGTGGTTCTGGAGGAATGTTTATCCAATCAGAAGCATATTCAGACAGAGGAAATGCATTGTCATTTTACGGCCAAGAAAATGTAGAAACAACTTTACGATTAGGAAAAATGAATGTTCTACTTCATGGAATAAACGCAGAGATTCGACTTGGTGATTCTTTATTAAATGATCAGTATCCAGACTTAAGGGCTGATTATGTAATTGCTAATCCACCTTTTAACGTTGATACGTGGGGAGCAGAGAGAATTTCAAAGGATGACCCTCGTTTAATTGGTCCAGTTACTAATGCCAATGCTAACTATATGTGGATGCAACATTTTCTTTATCACTTAAAAGAAGGCGGAACAGCAGGGTATGTAATGGCTAATGGTGCTATGACGACAAACACAATAGGTGAAAAAGAAGTTCGTCAAAAATTAGTTGATGATCATCATATCGATTGTATCGTTCAACTACCTGAAAAACTATTTTTCACAACGGGAATCCCATGCTGTTTATTTTTCTTAAGTAAAAATAGAAATGGATCCAATGGCTATAGAGAAAGGTTAGATGAAATCCTTTTTATAGATGCCCGGAAAATGGGATCACTTGTTAGTAGGAGCCAAAAGGCACTTTCTGAAAAGGAAATAGAAAAAATTGCGAGTACTTACCATAACTATCGCAATAATAATACTGATTCAATAGAGGAAGCGGGCTTTTCAAAGGTAGTAAATATTCAAAAGGTAAAAGATAATGACTATAAACTTACTCCCGGAATATATGTTGGGACAAAAAAGTTAGATGAAGACAATACAGTTTTTGAAGAAAAGATGGAGGAACTTATTTCTGACCTCCGTGATCAATTTTCGGAGAGTAGTCGACTTCAAGAAAAGATACTGAAAGACTTGGAGGGAATAGTTTGA
- a CDS encoding helix-turn-helix domain-containing protein, whose amino-acid sequence MDSKANVSFEHLLETIINDELSLLVRTLHEHKQNLTKNYLTIKEVSSMTGIGTSVIRQLTLSRAMPHRKVKSRIILDENEIKETISDYIKLGWTDPENNWDVKTVQSEIANFHKKKEEPIMIDEILRKIIREELASFSNEIKTITKKDKERYYGRTVLTIKEAANHFRTSPNTIYSLIKDDGMPHFKIHSRHYIVLEEAEAYLWRETAKSYSDEGNIYWQRILQRLDWEERERDAAYEKALKRLEESTY is encoded by the coding sequence ATGGACTCTAAAGCAAATGTTTCTTTTGAACACCTTTTAGAGACAATCATTAATGATGAACTTTCTTTATTAGTTAGAACCTTACACGAGCATAAGCAGAATTTAACCAAAAATTACTTAACCATCAAGGAGGTTTCCTCCATGACTGGTATCGGCACTTCTGTAATCCGTCAACTAACTCTTTCCAGAGCAATGCCGCATAGAAAAGTTAAATCACGAATAATTCTGGATGAGAATGAAATTAAGGAAACAATTTCCGACTATATAAAGTTAGGCTGGACTGATCCTGAAAATAATTGGGATGTAAAAACTGTTCAATCGGAAATTGCTAACTTTCATAAAAAAAAGGAGGAACCGATAATGATTGATGAAATACTTCGGAAGATAATAAGAGAAGAATTAGCCAGTTTTTCCAATGAGATTAAGACCATTACAAAAAAAGACAAGGAAAGATACTACGGGAGAACTGTTTTAACTATAAAAGAAGCGGCAAACCACTTTCGAACAAGCCCTAATACGATTTATAGTTTAATTAAGGATGATGGCATGCCTCATTTTAAAATTCATAGTAGGCATTATATTGTCCTTGAAGAGGCAGAAGCATATTTATGGAGAGAAACTGCGAAATCTTATTCAGACGAAGGAAATATATATTGGCAAAGAATTTTACAAAGACTTGATTGGGAAGAAAGAGAGAGAGATGCTGCATACGAGAAGGCACTGAAAAGGCTAGAAGAAAGTACTTATTAG
- a CDS encoding tyrosine-type recombinase/integrase, producing the protein MNAVPATVSQSLESFKTHLLENDKSLNTIKSYTQDLNHFSKWLHQRYEQPHLISILTSTDLKDYERQLKSDNSIAPTTVNRRLVALMKWSEFLLTVGSTSVNLSNNIKIKRIQKQNNIRWLTRKEVGKLLHAIELTKQQNCKKGMLHQTIVYLAVNLGLRVQEICNVRIIDVDIQKEIIRINGKGDKHRITPLTENTKDAIVNWLKVREQESEYLLVSSKSNHLTTRAVQHIFKKYSNLLGIEITPHSLQHTYCKQLAEHGVDIQSIADLAGHSSIETTRVYVTPSIQELQNALKRTEF; encoded by the coding sequence ATGAACGCAGTTCCAGCCACTGTTTCACAATCACTTGAAAGTTTCAAAACGCACCTTCTAGAAAATGATAAAAGTTTAAACACCATTAAAAGTTACACCCAAGATTTAAACCACTTCTCTAAATGGCTCCATCAAAGATATGAGCAACCTCATTTAATTTCAATACTTACTTCTACAGATTTGAAAGATTATGAACGACAACTAAAATCAGATAACTCAATTGCTCCAACAACTGTTAATAGAAGATTGGTTGCATTAATGAAATGGTCCGAATTTTTATTAACTGTTGGATCAACCAGTGTTAATCTTTCCAATAATATTAAAATCAAAAGAATTCAAAAACAGAATAACATACGTTGGCTTACAAGAAAAGAAGTTGGGAAATTACTACATGCCATTGAGTTGACAAAGCAACAAAACTGCAAAAAGGGTATGCTTCATCAAACGATAGTTTATTTGGCTGTAAATTTAGGCCTTCGCGTTCAGGAAATCTGCAATGTCAGAATTATTGATGTAGATATCCAAAAGGAAATTATCAGAATAAATGGTAAGGGGGATAAACACAGAATCACACCTTTGACCGAAAATACTAAGGATGCAATAGTTAACTGGCTGAAGGTCAGGGAGCAAGAATCCGAATATTTGCTGGTGAGTAGCAAAAGTAATCATTTAACTACAAGAGCAGTACAGCATATATTTAAAAAATATAGTAATCTATTAGGAATTGAGATTACACCGCACTCTCTTCAGCATACATATTGCAAACAGTTAGCCGAGCATGGCGTTGATATCCAATCTATTGCGGATCTTGCAGGCCATAGTAGCATTGAGACGACGAGAGTTTATGTAACACCTTCAATTCAGGAGTTGCAAAATGCCTTGAAACGAACAGAATTTTAA
- a CDS encoding type I restriction endonuclease subunit R, protein MRNRSRLYESDFEETTIERLKNLGYEYIPAYEWGSRPSLADVVMEKRLEKYLFDTYPTFPKEHMPALISQITNVDGVTVEQRNERFHEVLTKGIDFKIEQENDEDQFYHISPINWEKPLENDFVVMNQLAIEGRMSRRPDIIVYINGLPLILFELKSPYIENTTVQDAYTQVRNYTYDIAQLFNYNAFSVISDGTTTLHGMPFAPIEFFAAWKSIDGVRIDNNIANKIKTLIEGLFQKDRLLNYIRNFIVFMDNGKTKVKIGAKYHQFFGVNFAVQESLRATRPDGDRKIGVIWHTQGSGKSISMLFFAGILIRHSDLKNPTVVIQVDRADLDNQLHDTFVEGKSLVGHVKQADSASDLRELLKNESGQIIFTTIEKFRLKESEGVHPVLSERENIIVIADEAHRTQYNDAGYAGHIKTALPNASHIGFTGTPVDFAGRSTNEVFGHTIHTYDMLQAVEDNATVPIYYESRLIRLGITNDDIDSQIEELGTGEGNDELEKHRRAWAALAKLAGTKERVEELAKTIVDHFGEKQTVTPEAKGMIVCMSRENCVALYNEMRNLPNCPPVEIIMTGDVSKDPEEWRQKQEGSDYSHIKSKEEQEAVKAKLRDPKDPLKLVIVRDMWLTGFDAKPLTYLYVDKPMKGHNLMQAIARVNRVFPGKQGGTIVDFIGIATQLKEATKKYTDSGGKGDLTFDIEQAEGLFWGFLQDVRGLIPQDLYPNNLSLNEWRALPKVEREDFIAEVVNHFLGGEEKVFLEAQVKLAKSHKLVSHLSSVTAVSGEVLLYDIVKTQLRKISQPIGGDGQNDNNYEKKLGQIVNESVSSYGALDLFEIAGIEKPNISVLDDAFLAGLVEKPHIDLRLKLLRQLLEDEIKVKFKKKNPKSKQMSEMLKKTIEEYHNRVISAADVIRFMVEMRNNLDEETKRRMDLGLTEEEVAFYEIIANMENATFDNQFMADLVHQVVKNMKKEFQVDWTNPHRQDILSKVNLAVKATLMKNKIKPEQLKFLTNAFVEEAKEQFKDWPIDA, encoded by the coding sequence ATGAGAAACCGGAGCCGTCTTTATGAATCCGATTTTGAGGAAACAACAATAGAGAGGCTAAAAAATTTAGGATATGAATATATTCCCGCCTATGAGTGGGGTTCACGTCCGTCATTAGCAGATGTTGTAATGGAGAAAAGGTTGGAAAAGTATCTTTTTGATACTTATCCTACCTTTCCAAAAGAACATATGCCTGCTTTGATATCTCAAATTACTAATGTTGACGGAGTTACAGTTGAACAACGGAATGAACGATTTCATGAAGTGTTAACAAAAGGGATAGATTTTAAAATTGAGCAAGAGAATGATGAAGATCAGTTCTATCATATCTCCCCTATCAATTGGGAAAAGCCTTTAGAAAATGATTTTGTGGTAATGAATCAATTGGCTATCGAAGGTAGAATGTCTCGACGCCCAGATATCATTGTTTATATTAATGGATTACCGCTTATACTTTTTGAATTAAAAAGCCCTTATATTGAAAATACCACAGTTCAGGACGCCTACACTCAAGTTAGAAATTACACCTACGATATAGCCCAACTATTTAATTATAATGCGTTTTCTGTTATTTCAGACGGTACAACAACATTACACGGAATGCCTTTTGCACCAATCGAGTTTTTTGCTGCTTGGAAATCTATTGATGGTGTAAGGATAGACAACAATATCGCTAATAAAATAAAAACCCTTATAGAAGGTTTATTTCAAAAAGATCGCCTACTAAACTATATTCGTAATTTTATCGTCTTTATGGACAATGGTAAAACAAAAGTAAAGATTGGAGCAAAGTATCATCAGTTCTTTGGTGTTAACTTTGCTGTACAAGAATCTCTTCGAGCAACAAGACCAGATGGAGATAGAAAAATTGGAGTTATTTGGCATACGCAGGGATCAGGTAAATCAATATCAATGTTATTCTTTGCCGGTATCTTAATTCGCCATAGTGATCTGAAAAATCCAACTGTCGTGATTCAAGTGGATCGAGCCGATCTAGATAATCAATTACATGACACTTTTGTTGAGGGGAAATCTCTTGTAGGTCATGTGAAACAGGCTGACTCTGCTAGCGATTTAAGAGAACTTCTAAAAAATGAATCTGGTCAAATAATATTTACCACTATCGAAAAATTTCGTTTGAAAGAGTCCGAAGGTGTTCATCCAGTTCTTTCTGAACGGGAGAATATTATCGTGATAGCAGATGAAGCCCATAGAACTCAATATAATGATGCGGGATATGCAGGCCATATAAAAACGGCTTTACCAAATGCCAGCCATATCGGTTTTACAGGTACCCCAGTTGATTTCGCAGGAAGAAGTACGAATGAAGTATTCGGTCATACGATCCATACCTATGATATGCTTCAGGCAGTTGAGGATAATGCCACTGTTCCAATTTATTATGAGTCACGCTTAATAAGACTAGGAATTACTAATGACGATATAGATAGTCAAATTGAAGAGTTAGGAACTGGAGAAGGTAATGACGAACTTGAGAAACATCGTAGGGCATGGGCTGCTCTCGCGAAGTTGGCTGGAACTAAGGAACGTGTTGAGGAATTAGCCAAAACAATTGTTGATCATTTCGGTGAAAAACAAACAGTAACACCTGAAGCAAAAGGCATGATTGTATGTATGAGTCGTGAAAACTGTGTTGCTCTTTATAATGAAATGCGTAATCTACCAAATTGTCCACCAGTTGAAATTATTATGACTGGTGATGTATCAAAGGACCCAGAAGAGTGGCGACAAAAACAAGAGGGTAGTGATTACTCCCATATAAAATCCAAAGAGGAGCAAGAGGCTGTAAAAGCGAAATTACGAGACCCAAAGGACCCGCTCAAACTGGTTATCGTCCGTGATATGTGGCTCACTGGTTTTGATGCAAAGCCTTTAACTTATCTTTACGTGGATAAGCCGATGAAGGGGCACAATCTTATGCAAGCAATTGCACGTGTAAACCGTGTTTTTCCCGGTAAACAAGGTGGAACGATAGTAGACTTTATTGGAATTGCAACTCAACTGAAAGAAGCGACTAAGAAGTATACAGACAGTGGTGGTAAAGGAGATTTAACTTTTGACATAGAGCAAGCAGAAGGTTTGTTTTGGGGATTTTTACAAGATGTAAGAGGATTAATTCCCCAAGATCTATACCCCAATAATCTGTCTTTAAATGAGTGGAGAGCATTGCCAAAAGTAGAACGGGAAGATTTTATTGCAGAGGTGGTTAATCACTTTTTAGGTGGTGAAGAAAAAGTATTTTTAGAAGCACAGGTAAAACTTGCTAAATCCCATAAACTTGTTTCTCACCTCTCCTCTGTTACTGCAGTTTCAGGAGAAGTCTTATTATATGATATTGTTAAGACACAACTGCGCAAAATATCTCAACCAATTGGAGGAGATGGCCAGAACGATAATAATTATGAAAAGAAACTAGGACAAATAGTAAATGAAAGTGTAAGTTCATATGGTGCTTTGGATTTATTTGAAATTGCAGGAATCGAAAAGCCAAATATATCAGTACTAGATGATGCCTTTTTGGCAGGGTTAGTTGAAAAACCCCATATAGATTTACGATTGAAATTGTTGAGGCAACTTTTGGAGGATGAAATTAAGGTTAAGTTTAAGAAGAAAAATCCAAAAAGTAAACAGATGAGTGAAATGTTAAAGAAAACGATTGAAGAGTATCACAACAGAGTAATATCAGCAGCAGATGTCATCCGTTTTATGGTAGAAATGAGAAATAACTTGGACGAAGAGACAAAGAGAAGAATGGATTTAGGGCTTACTGAAGAGGAAGTAGCGTTTTATGAAATTATCGCAAATATGGAAAACGCTACATTCGACAATCAGTTTATGGCAGATTTAGTCCATCAAGTTGTAAAAAATATGAAAAAGGAATTCCAAGTTGATTGGACCAATCCACACCGCCAAGATATCTTATCAAAAGTTAATCTCGCAGTAAAGGCTACATTAATGAAAAATAAAATAAAGCCTGAACAATTAAAGTTTTTGACCAATGCTTTTGTTGAGGAAGCAAAGGAACAATTTAAAGATTGGCCAATTGATGCATAG